In Tenrec ecaudatus isolate mTenEca1 chromosome 9, mTenEca1.hap1, whole genome shotgun sequence, the DNA window ACAATATACACTAGAATATACAACTGATAAACTCCCAGTAGCTTATGCTAAAAATGACAAAACTTTTATCAGAAAGATGCCACCTTTTCATTGCAACTGTACCATTTATTTTCCACAGCCAAACATTTTGTTCCAGTTTTCATAGAGTTCTAAATCTTTTGGAGACACACTGGGTCGAACAGCTCTAAAAGCGTTTTCAAAATCAATGTAAGCTATGGGTCGGACTTGATCTGGTGTTATGgtggcaatgtcagcagtttgtaaACTGCGAATCGGACCCAAAGAAGCGTCTCTGCAAAGCTGTGTCATATCTGCCCCGGAAAAGCCATCAGATTGCTGCACGACCAGGTCAATCTCCTCTTCCTTAAGACAGCATTGCTCCTTGGACATGAGATTGACTACTATCTGTTTTCTGGCTGAAGCTTCTGGGAGAGGAATATAAAGTCTTTTCACCAATCTTCTCCGGGCAGCCTCATCAATTTCTTGTGGCCGATTGGTTGCTCCTACCACGAGAATGCGATCTTCAGAGGATGTGGTAGCTCCATCTAATTGAACTAAAAATTCGGTTTTTATCCTTCGAGAAGATTCATGCTCACTATCTCCCCTTTGAGATAATAGGGAATCAATTTCATCAATAAATATCACTGCTGGTTGCTGACACCTTGCAACAGCAAACAATGCACGGACCATTTTTTCTCCCTCACCCACCCATTTAGAAGTCAAAGATGAAGCAGAAATGCTGAAGAATGTAGCCCCAGACTGACTTGCAATGCACTTGCCAATCAGAGTTTTACCAGTCCCAGGAGGACCGAAGAGCAGAATTCCCTTAGGAGGCCCCCGTAAACCAGTAAAGATGTCTGGTCTCAGCATGGGCCACACAACTATCTCCTTTATCGTGGTTTTGGCAAATTCCACTCCTGCTATGTCCTCCCAATTTATTGGAGGTCCATGATCCATAATCTCATTCATAATAAGTTCAATCATCTTTGGCTCCAGGTTCTTCAAACGCTCATCAACCGGATAAGCTGGTTCCGTGGGTCCTGCCCCATAAGATTTGTACTGCATTCCACCATTCTGATCTCCCCCATCTGGCTTGGGTACAGGAGGAACGAATTTTCCAAATATTCCTCGAGATCTACCAGCTCCCAGAGACTTTTTTACACTGCCATACGAAGATCCTGATGCCCGCTGAGGGTGGTACTTTTTTTGCTGGTCAACCCATAATTGTTCTTTAGCAGTTTTGAAAGTAGGCAGGGTGTTCTCCTCTCGCTGGCAATTATCTTCGATTTTACTGAAAGACTTATTCAGAATTGGATTGGAAAGTGTATCAATGCAACTGGTACCAACACTATAGAAAGCCTTCTTTTCCTGGGAATTTTGGCAACCAGAAGAAAAACAAGACTGGTTAGATGACAGCACATTTAGTCCCATGCTGGCTTTTGGAGAGCCGTGACTTTCCCTTTTGACATTTCCCAATAACGGTGTGGCGTGGAATTTTGCAGGGGCGGACTCGCCTACGGGCACCGAGAATGCAGGGCAGGTTTTACTAGTGTTAGTCACCACTGCTGCCTGTGTATTCTGAGGACCCTCTAAAGAACTTACATTTTCTGGGGCGGCTTGAGCCCTATCTGTGCTATGACTTGTGGTAGCTGAAAGTTTATTCTCTCCAAAACCATACACACTAAATTTTGGAGAATCAAAGGCATTGGCCTCTTTATAGATTACTACCGATGAGTCAGCAGGTGCCAACAGAGAGTCTTTGAATGCTTTGCCAGCTTTCATCATCTCTTGTACATGACTCATTTTGTAAACATTACTTATTGTCAATCCAGACTGCCACTTGTCACTGTCGGCTTGCTGAGATGTAAAAGTTAAAATGTTTTCTGCATAATTATTCAAGCCAGTTTCAACATTGTCAGAATCAATAATTGTAGAATATTTCTCAGCATATTTTTTGAACAGTTTGGtagcacagacttgggagatctCCGAGTTTGCCCATGCATACTGAATGCGCAGTATCTGGGCACGGTATGCATCTGCCTTCTGTCCTGAAGAACATATGCCAGATGTGATTCCAAAATAATTCTTCTGCCACTCACTCAAGTGCACAGATCTAGAGTTGGAGGTCTGCATTTTGGAAGTCCTaccaaacaaataaaattaaaagaaaaaaaatcagtatcataaaaaaaagggagaaaaaataACAGGACAGTCTCTGGGTTTCAAATGTCTAACTTATAGACTTCTCATGGAGCTCCATAAAGCTTCTTAAACACTCAAAGTATAAATAAGGACTCAGAGTAACAAACAGGTCACACTTTGGGACCTCTCATAATCTGCTGGTGAGACTATAAACTGGTGGGACCACTGTAGAAAGCAGGACAATGCTTCCTAAGAAGTTGGGGATAAAGCATCATATGGCCCAGTAAATCCCTCCACTTAGTATGTAGCATCGAGGATGAAGAACCATAACAGGGTAAATGTGTGCACATCCATGTTCATGTAGCACTactcaaaatagaaaataatggaaacaacctaaaagcccatcAGTGGATGGATaaacttttgtacacacacacaacagaatacGACTCAACATTAAAGAAAACGAATCTTCTAAACAACTCATAACATGGATAAACCTGGAGGGCATTACGCTGAGTAAAATtaggcaatcacaaaaggataaatattgtgaGACCACTACTATAAAAAGTCAATAAATGGTTTTCATACTAAAAGAAACATTACAAGGGGGTATtgccacacacaaaaacaacacaacagaATTGCACTCGGCTGGTCAGGGAGGAGctctcatagtacacatttttctcgGTAGGTGAGCttctagcaactcactctgagtgtacccagtggtgttgcctggacaGGTTGTCCCTGGCgacagaaaatgttttcatacaagcagttttgctcgaacctcgttttttgtgagggtcgatttaagagaacagtgtgtggccgtgaaattttgtttcctgttcgggaaaaatgctgcagacgctgttttgatgttgaacacagcttacaaggacagggctatggcaaagactcaagtgtacgagtggttttctcgtttcaaaaaggtgaaatgtccactGACGACAAACCTCATTATGGATGTCCGCCAACTTCCACAATGGAGGCGAATGTCGActtacagtgcatttggagttcattccaccaggtcagactgttagtcaagttttctttttagaggttctgaaaaacagCATAataatgtgtgacaaaaaaggcctgatttgtggcagatgggcaaGTGGATTTGCTACCACAAAAATGCACCTGCTtactcagccatctcagtgtgccagcttttcgcaaaaaaacagcatgcctcttcttgccccacaccttactcacctaatctcgttccatgtgacttctttttgtttctgcgaatgcagaggaacatgaaagggcagcaatttgaagacatagaagaggtaaagaaaaaaaaggggagctgctgTCAGGCATCCAAACACGAgtctgaaaaatatttccaagaatggaatcacagagttgacatagtactttgaaagtgatagttgttttgtaaaaaaatttaaattcatagctttgggaaaaaatttcgggttacctaaccaaagaaaggagggaacaaatctcaatagcaaaaataagggatgaaagaggggtcattacaacagaccctaatgaaatcaaaagattagttacacagtactatgaaggattgtactccaatgaattcaacaatttggaagacatggacaaattcttggaaaaacaatccctccctagactatcctcggtggacgtcaagaatctcaacagacccatagcaatagacaaGTTTATCAAGAGATTACAAAcagaaatcccctggaccagatggcttcactggagaactctaccaagcatttagggaagaactaacaccaatcctatacaaactcttccagacatagaaaaagatagcaaactcccgaactccttctatgaagctagtataaccctGAAACCAataccaggcaaggatcccacaagaatcgagaactacagaccaacatCCCTAATAAACATTGacgtaaaaatccttaacaaaatactagccaagagaatacaaaaatatataaaacaaataattcaccatgaccaagtgggattcataccagggatggttcaacatacgaaagaccattagtattattcgtcacattgacacggaaaactataagaaccacatgataatatcgatagatgcacaaaaagcattcaacaatatccaacaccaattcctgtttaagacacttgagaagataggaatggaaggaaagttcctcaagacaa includes these proteins:
- the FIGNL1 gene encoding fidgetin-like protein 1 isoform X1 is translated as MNLNFFTKQLSLSKYYVNSVIPFLEIFFRLVFGCLTAAPLFFLYLFYVFKLLPFHVPLHSQKQKEVTWNEIRTSKMQTSNSRSVHLSEWQKNYFGITSGICSSGQKADAYRAQILRIQYAWANSEISQVCATKLFKKYAEKYSTIIDSDNVETGLNNYAENILTFTSQQADSDKWQSGLTISNVYKMSHVQEMMKAGKAFKDSLLAPADSSVVIYKEANAFDSPKFSVYGFGENKLSATTSHSTDRAQAAPENVSSLEGPQNTQAAVVTNTSKTCPAFSVPVGESAPAKFHATPLLGNVKRESHGSPKASMGLNVLSSNQSCFSSGCQNSQEKKAFYSVGTSCIDTLSNPILNKSFSKIEDNCQREENTLPTFKTAKEQLWVDQQKKYHPQRASGSSYGSVKKSLGAGRSRGIFGKFVPPVPKPDGGDQNGGMQYKSYGAGPTEPAYPVDERLKNLEPKMIELIMNEIMDHGPPINWEDIAGVEFAKTTIKEIVVWPMLRPDIFTGLRGPPKGILLFGPPGTGKTLIGKCIASQSGATFFSISASSLTSKWVGEGEKMVRALFAVARCQQPAVIFIDEIDSLLSQRGDSEHESSRRIKTEFLVQLDGATTSSEDRILVVGATNRPQEIDEAARRRLVKRLYIPLPEASARKQIVVNLMSKEQCCLKEEEIDLVVQQSDGFSGADMTQLCRDASLGPIRSLQTADIATITPDQVRPIAYIDFENAFRAVRPSVSPKDLELYENWNKMFGCGK
- the FIGNL1 gene encoding fidgetin-like protein 1 isoform X2, whose product is MRTSKMQTSNSRSVHLSEWQKNYFGITSGICSSGQKADAYRAQILRIQYAWANSEISQVCATKLFKKYAEKYSTIIDSDNVETGLNNYAENILTFTSQQADSDKWQSGLTISNVYKMSHVQEMMKAGKAFKDSLLAPADSSVVIYKEANAFDSPKFSVYGFGENKLSATTSHSTDRAQAAPENVSSLEGPQNTQAAVVTNTSKTCPAFSVPVGESAPAKFHATPLLGNVKRESHGSPKASMGLNVLSSNQSCFSSGCQNSQEKKAFYSVGTSCIDTLSNPILNKSFSKIEDNCQREENTLPTFKTAKEQLWVDQQKKYHPQRASGSSYGSVKKSLGAGRSRGIFGKFVPPVPKPDGGDQNGGMQYKSYGAGPTEPAYPVDERLKNLEPKMIELIMNEIMDHGPPINWEDIAGVEFAKTTIKEIVVWPMLRPDIFTGLRGPPKGILLFGPPGTGKTLIGKCIASQSGATFFSISASSLTSKWVGEGEKMVRALFAVARCQQPAVIFIDEIDSLLSQRGDSEHESSRRIKTEFLVQLDGATTSSEDRILVVGATNRPQEIDEAARRRLVKRLYIPLPEASARKQIVVNLMSKEQCCLKEEEIDLVVQQSDGFSGADMTQLCRDASLGPIRSLQTADIATITPDQVRPIAYIDFENAFRAVRPSVSPKDLELYENWNKMFGCGK
- the FIGNL1 gene encoding fidgetin-like protein 1 isoform X3 — translated: MQTSNSRSVHLSEWQKNYFGITSGICSSGQKADAYRAQILRIQYAWANSEISQVCATKLFKKYAEKYSTIIDSDNVETGLNNYAENILTFTSQQADSDKWQSGLTISNVYKMSHVQEMMKAGKAFKDSLLAPADSSVVIYKEANAFDSPKFSVYGFGENKLSATTSHSTDRAQAAPENVSSLEGPQNTQAAVVTNTSKTCPAFSVPVGESAPAKFHATPLLGNVKRESHGSPKASMGLNVLSSNQSCFSSGCQNSQEKKAFYSVGTSCIDTLSNPILNKSFSKIEDNCQREENTLPTFKTAKEQLWVDQQKKYHPQRASGSSYGSVKKSLGAGRSRGIFGKFVPPVPKPDGGDQNGGMQYKSYGAGPTEPAYPVDERLKNLEPKMIELIMNEIMDHGPPINWEDIAGVEFAKTTIKEIVVWPMLRPDIFTGLRGPPKGILLFGPPGTGKTLIGKCIASQSGATFFSISASSLTSKWVGEGEKMVRALFAVARCQQPAVIFIDEIDSLLSQRGDSEHESSRRIKTEFLVQLDGATTSSEDRILVVGATNRPQEIDEAARRRLVKRLYIPLPEASARKQIVVNLMSKEQCCLKEEEIDLVVQQSDGFSGADMTQLCRDASLGPIRSLQTADIATITPDQVRPIAYIDFENAFRAVRPSVSPKDLELYENWNKMFGCGK